The DNA window GGAAACAAATACAATTGCTGGTTTGGTATCCTTAAACCTAAGCAAATTCTCGGCAAAATTTAAACTAGCTCCCCGAAACCACTTGGCGTCGCGCATACTATGCCCATTCGCGCAAACCTCGTCCCATGGCTTCTTAGCCCTTATGTCGCAAAATTGCCAAACCGCAGGCCAAAACTGCTCAGGGTAAGCTATAGACCATTTATACAAATCTTTATAACAGGAAAGCTTGCAATTCCAAGAGTTGCTAACAGTCTCCATAAAGGCCGTTAGGTTAGCCGTTGCGACGCCTTCAGGGGAAGGCACCCAAAGTGACTTGGGCATTATGTTTAAAATCCTTACTAAAGACTTTCACGCCATTGCTGAAGTTACATGCAGTGCATAAAGAGCTGTCATTAACGCCAACAATGCACTTGACGTAACCACAACGACTCTATCAAAAACAGCATTTCGCGTCCATTCAGATAACGCAAAAAAGGCGGGGAACATCACCATGGCAAAGCGCGCCATGGATTGAACAGTGCCAGTGTTTAGCATAAACGCCAATGGCACTATCAAAAATAACGCCCAAGTGTATTGACGCTTAAACAAAAAATAAATACTAGCGGCAAAAACGAAAACACCACTTCCTAGGTTTAATAAAATAAAATTCCAGCCAATCATAAGCTTAAGTGGATGCGCAACTATTTCGGAAAACAGTCCCATCAAGTTCATCTGACCCCGACCCCAGGCTAATTGATTGCGGTAAAAGGCCAATGGATCCGTAGTAAGTATGTACATGAGCCACATAAATCCAACTATTCCAATGGGAGCCAATAGTAGGAATGCCAAAGCATGTCTGGTAAACAAAATCCCTCTTTCCTTTAGCGCCATACACACTGCGGGCAACATCATAGCACCCGTTGGCCGCGTAGCTATTGCTAAACACAGGAGAACGCCACTAACGATATATTTTTCGCGCCGCAAATAATAAAACGCTACTACCGATAGGAAGAAGAATAGCGACTCAGTGAGCGGAACCGAAAAAAAATAACTCGTAGGATACAGCGCAACGAACCAAATTGCTCGATTTGCGCTAGCTGCACTAAGCCCCAAAAGGCATTGAAGCCGATGCATGAACACGAGTCCAAAGAAAAAACAAACATTGGAAATGATTAAGCCAGCAAGCAGATGATTCCCAACTATTGCACTTGCACACTTCATCAACAATGGGAAAAACGGAAAGAACGTCCAGTTGCGAGCCTTATCGGACGGGGAAACTGCCTCATCGTACCCATTAATCGCTATACCAACATACCAGGAAGCATCCGCACTAAGCGCAATCTTTCGCAGGGAATCCAAAACCTTAACTGGATTTAAATCTATATTCATGTGATAATTGTGACCCTCTCTAGCATAGTGCTTCTCGAGCACTATCTGAGAGGAAAGAATTGCAATACTTGCGATTAGTAGGCGCGAAAAGAAAAATGCTTTTAGTGCTTCCGTCGTTGATATATTAAGGATGTGTCGCATTGTTTATACCGTTAAAAAAGCATTTTCGGAAACGGTATTAGTTTTACTTGAGATAAAATGAAACATCAAATATTTTCCGCCAAGAATTTTGCTAAAATACTCGTCTGCGATGACGACAAGGATACCCGCTCAATAATTGCCCAATCGCTTGCTGCAAGCGGACACATCATTGCTGAAGCTGACAGCGGCGCGACTGCCATGGATTACTGCAACAAGGAACTTCCAGACCTAATCGTCATGGACGTAATGATGCCGGAGGTTACGGGAATTGAATTCGTAAAGTGGTTTAAGCAGGCTTTCTCGGATCGCTTTGTGCCAGTACTAATGCTCACGGCTTTAAGCGAGGTAGAAGACTGTGTCGAAGGTCTACAGAGTGGAGCTGATGATTATCTCACGAAACCGTTTAATGTTAAGGAGCTTCAAGCTAGAGTGGAAGCTCTATTGAGAACGCGAAAATTAACTGAGCAAATTTACAAGCAGAAGGAGGCGTTGGCTAGACTTAACGACGAACTCACAAATGCGCAAAATTCACTAGTTAGAAAAGAGCGACAACTCGCCATGCTCGAACTAGCCGGCGCAGCGGCGCATAATTTGAGACAACCAGTAACTACGATTCTTTTGAAATGTCATTTGCTGGAGTCGGAGATTGGCAAACTTATACATAAACCGGAGGAAGCCAGATCGCTTGTTACTCACGTCATGAGCATTAAATCTGAGTGCGATTTTATGAATGAAATATTAACCAAGTTAGTTGCAGCGAAGTCCGATAATACAAAAAACTATATCGGTGACACTAATATTGCCGATCTGGCAACAGATGAGTCCACTTAATAGCTAATACGACATACATACAAGGCTAACATTAAATGTCGGCATCCTTTATCTACAACACGGATATTAATTCTCTAGCTACAAAAGCTGTTTCACTGCTCTTTAATTTTGTCTCGTCCCATTGTAACGAGAAACAACTTGTCATTGGAGTTTCTGGCGGTCGTAGTATTATTCCAATACTTGAGAAGTTGATAGAAAAGCGCGATGAGTTGGTCATAGAATCCTGGCGTAGGCTTGAGTTTTTTTTGATTGACGAACGCATAGTTGAACCAGATTCAGAGCACTGCAATTTTTTACCAGTTGGCAAGTTTTTTCAACAACTCGTATACGGGGGCTTTCTATCAAATCAACAGCTACACCCATTTCGCTGTAATCTCGCCAATCCAGAGGAAGGGATTAGAAGTTATCAGCGTGAGCTCGAACTGCTTGGGGGACGGTTCGAAGCCATAATTTTAGGCGTCGGCGAGGACGGACACATTGCAGCCTTGTTCCCCAATAGGTTTTTAGTTTCCGACACGGAATCTAAATTTATTATCATTAATAACGCTCCGAAGCCACCGCCAGAGCGCATGAGTTGCAGCGCTAATTTAATCACCGCAGCTAACTTTGCAATTGCGCTTTTTTTCGGAGAAGCCAAGCGCAATGCGTTAAAAAGCTATTTTGAGGACACGACTGATGTAGTAGATTGCCCGGCCAAATTGGTAAATGCGGTTTCACAGTCATACGTACTTAGCGATATTAAACCTTAAAAGCTCTCTGTTGTTTATGATTCAGGTAGTAAAGCTCAATAAATCTTATGGCCATCACGTGTTGTTTAGCGACGTCAGTTTTAGCCTAGGAAAAAATGAAAGGATTGGCCTGGTGGGAAGAAACGGACATGGCAAAACTACTTTGCTGCGAATTATCGCGGGCACTGAAACTGCCGATGAAGGACAGATAATTGTACCGCAGTGCTACAGGATTGGTTATCTCACTCAGCACTTGAATTTTACCAAAAGCACTGTTTTAGAAGAAGCATCCCTCGGAATTGATGTTTCAGACGAAACCTGGGGAAATACTTACAATGTCGAGTCAATTCTACTCGGCCTAGGTTTTTCCGTTGAGGAATTTTCTAAAGACCCTCGTAGTTTTTCTGGCGGTTTCCAGTTAAGGCTCAATTTGGCCAAGCTATTAGCCTCTAAGCCGGATTTGCTGTTACTTGATGAGCCAACTAACTACCTCGATATACTTTCGGTAAGGTGGCTAGTGCGCTTTTTACAGAACTGGAGAGGAGAGATTATGCTTGTAACTCACGAGCAGGAATTTATGAACCAAGTTAGCACTCACATCATGGGCATTCATCGCGCCAAAGTGCGAAAAGTTAAAGGGGACACGGCTAAATATTACGAGCAGCTTTTTAAAGACGAGGAGATATACGAACAAACCAGGCTAAATCAGACAAAGAAAAGAGAGCAGACTGAGGCGTTTGTTGAACGTTTTCGCGCCAAAGCTTCAAAGGCTCGTCAAGTTCAGTCCCGCTTAAAGGTTTTGGAGAAAACTGCCACGACGGCTAAACTTGAAGATATTAAGTCACTGGAGTTTCAGTTTGCATGGACTGAATTCCCCGGAAAATGGCCCATGGAACTGCGAGACGTATCTTTTTCTTATGATCGCAATAGCCCTCCTCTATTTTCTGGAGTATCCCTCAGCGTTGGAAAAAGGGATCGAATTGCAGTAATCGGAAGAAACGGCAAGGGAAAAACGACATTGCTTAGATTGCTCGCCAAGGAACTAGAACCCACGGCTGGTGAAATTACTCATTCAGATAACTTAAAGCTAGGTTATTTCGGGCAGACAAATGTCAATCGCCTAGATCTAGAAAAAACAGTTGAAGAAGAAATTGTAAGTGTAGTGCCAAACAGCAATCGAGGTCTTGCCCGTTCGCTTTGTGCTGCCATGATGTTTGAAGGAGATGCGGCGCTAAAAAAAATACGAGTATTATCTGGAGGCGAGCGGAGTCGAGTTCTAATCGGCAAAATACTTGCAACTCCCTGCAATTGTCTTGTTTTGGACGAGCCGACCAATCATCTCGATCTGGAATCTACGAATTCGCTATGCACGGCCCTGGAGCGATTTAATGGCGCCGTAATTATGGTAACTCATAGCGAGATGCTGCTGCATAGACTGGCTTCGCGCTTAGTCGTTTTCGACAACGGCGATGCTTTCGTATTCGAGGGAAGATATGTAGATTTTTTAAAACGCATTGGTTGGCGGGACGAGCAAACAAATGCCAATGGAGAAACGGAAGCCGTTAGTTCAAAAAGCAAAAAGCTTTTGCGCCAACAAAAGGCCGAGATAACAACTCGCCGCAACCAGGTTTTAGTGCCACTAAGGAATGAAATCGGCAAAATTGAGACGGAAATTTCAGAATTAGAAAAAAATGAGAAGGAACTACTCGAATTGATTTTGCAAAATTCTCAAAACAACAACGGGAATAAAATTGGCGAGCTTTCGAAAAACCTAAAAAACTGTAGAGATAGATGTCAGCGCCTTTACGATAAACTCGATTCTAAGACACAAGAACTTGATGGACTGGTGGAGAAATTTGAAAACGAACTACAAACGCTAGGTGCAAAATGAACACCTGATAATCTTGAACATTTTGATTATTGCCTTCGATTAATATATACAATACGCTTGGTCGATAACAAGCCCGTTAATTTGGTTGACTAATCATAAGTACATTAACATGCCCAATAAAAGCATTTTCTACCGAGAACCG is part of the Deltaproteobacteria bacterium genome and encodes:
- a CDS encoding response regulator, which translates into the protein MKHQIFSAKNFAKILVCDDDKDTRSIIAQSLAASGHIIAEADSGATAMDYCNKELPDLIVMDVMMPEVTGIEFVKWFKQAFSDRFVPVLMLTALSEVEDCVEGLQSGADDYLTKPFNVKELQARVEALLRTRKLTEQIYKQKEALARLNDELTNAQNSLVRKERQLAMLELAGAAAHNLRQPVTTILLKCHLLESEIGKLIHKPEEARSLVTHVMSIKSECDFMNEILTKLVAAKSDNTKNYIGDTNIADLATDEST
- a CDS encoding ABC-F family ATP-binding cassette domain-containing protein, with amino-acid sequence MIQVVKLNKSYGHHVLFSDVSFSLGKNERIGLVGRNGHGKTTLLRIIAGTETADEGQIIVPQCYRIGYLTQHLNFTKSTVLEEASLGIDVSDETWGNTYNVESILLGLGFSVEEFSKDPRSFSGGFQLRLNLAKLLASKPDLLLLDEPTNYLDILSVRWLVRFLQNWRGEIMLVTHEQEFMNQVSTHIMGIHRAKVRKVKGDTAKYYEQLFKDEEIYEQTRLNQTKKREQTEAFVERFRAKASKARQVQSRLKVLEKTATTAKLEDIKSLEFQFAWTEFPGKWPMELRDVSFSYDRNSPPLFSGVSLSVGKRDRIAVIGRNGKGKTTLLRLLAKELEPTAGEITHSDNLKLGYFGQTNVNRLDLEKTVEEEIVSVVPNSNRGLARSLCAAMMFEGDAALKKIRVLSGGERSRVLIGKILATPCNCLVLDEPTNHLDLESTNSLCTALERFNGAVIMVTHSEMLLHRLASRLVVFDNGDAFVFEGRYVDFLKRIGWRDEQTNANGETEAVSSKSKKLLRQQKAEITTRRNQVLVPLRNEIGKIETEISELEKNEKELLELILQNSQNNNGNKIGELSKNLKNCRDRCQRLYDKLDSKTQELDGLVEKFENELQTLGAK
- a CDS encoding 6-phosphogluconolactonase gives rise to the protein MSASFIYNTDINSLATKAVSLLFNFVSSHCNEKQLVIGVSGGRSIIPILEKLIEKRDELVIESWRRLEFFLIDERIVEPDSEHCNFLPVGKFFQQLVYGGFLSNQQLHPFRCNLANPEEGIRSYQRELELLGGRFEAIILGVGEDGHIAALFPNRFLVSDTESKFIIINNAPKPPPERMSCSANLITAANFAIALFFGEAKRNALKSYFEDTTDVVDCPAKLVNAVSQSYVLSDIKP
- a CDS encoding acetoacetate--CoA ligase, with product MPKSLWVPSPEGVATANLTAFMETVSNSWNCKLSCYKDLYKWSIAYPEQFWPAVWQFCDIRAKKPWDEVCANGHSMRDAKWFRGASLNFAENLLRFKDTKPAIVFVS